In the genome of Streptomyces fagopyri, the window TGCGCGGTGGAGGCCTCCTGGGAGGGATGGTAGGACCGGCTGAGGTAGCGCGGGACGGACTTGAGCAGGTCCCCGGTCGACGGCAGCACACCCTGTTGTCCGCCGAGGTAGAAGTCCTTGAAGCTCGCCCGGCCCGCCGCAGGGGTCGGGTCGTTGTCCATGAAGAACCGGGCCCCGCGCTGCCACAGGAAGACGAGCGCGGTGAAGGCGGTGGCCCAGGTCCGCACGCGTCGCCGGTAGCCCCCGTCGACGTGCATGAACAGGTCGAAGGCGACCGAGCGGTGCTCGACCTCCTCCGCGCCGTGCCAGCGCAGCAGGTCGAGCATGGTCGGATCGGCGCCGCGCCGGTCCAGCTCCTCGGCGTTCAGTACCCAGTCGCCGAGGAAGGACGTGTAGTGCTCGATCGCCGCGATGATCGCGACCCGCTCCATCAGCCACCAGCGGCGGGCCCGGCCCGGGGGAAGGGTGCGGTCGCCGAGCAGCTTCTCGAAGAGCCAGTCGACCTGCGCGGTGTAGGGCGTGGGGTCGAG includes:
- a CDS encoding metal-dependent hydrolase, producing the protein MSDKNARPYGPVASERTPLKARKVSFSWEDTPLHWIPGDPFATHTINVLHLLLPAGERWFVHVYRQVLPHIRDERLREDVIGFIGQEAMHSQAHDEVLPHLRELGLDPTPYTAQVDWLFEKLLGDRTLPPGRARRWWLMERVAIIAAIEHYTSFLGDWVLNAEELDRRGADPTMLDLLRWHGAEEVEHRSVAFDLFMHVDGGYRRRVRTWATAFTALVFLWQRGARFFMDNDPTPAAGRASFKDFYLGGQQGVLPSTGDLLKSVPRYLSRSYHPSQEASTAQAIAYLATSPAATAAATATAERNT